One Canis aureus isolate CA01 chromosome 38, VMU_Caureus_v.1.0, whole genome shotgun sequence DNA segment encodes these proteins:
- the RBBP5 gene encoding retinoblastoma-binding protein 5 isoform X3 — protein MKSAPVMLTLSDSKHVVLPVDDDSDLNVVASFDRRGEYIYTGNAKGKILVLKTDSQDLVASFRVTTGTSNTTAIKSIEFARKGSCFLINTADRIIRVYDGREILTCGRDGEPEPMQKLQDLVNRTPWKKCCFSGDGEYIVAGSARQHALYIWEKSIGNLVKILHGTRGELLLDVAWHPVRPIIASISSGVVSIWAQNQVENWSAFAPDFKELDENVEYEERESEFDIEDEDKSEPEQTGADAAEDEEVDVTSVDPIAAFCSSDEELEDSKALLYLPIAPEVEDPEENPYGPPPDAVQTSLMDEGASSEKKRQSSADGSQPPKKKPKTTNIELQGVPNDEVHPLLGVKGDGKSKKKQAGRPKGSKGKEKDSPFKPKLYKGDRGLPLEGSAKGKVQAELSQPLAAGGAISELL, from the exons ATGAAATCTGCTCCTGTCATGTTGACCCTTTCAGATTCCAAGCATGTTGTTCTGCCGGTAGATGACGACTCCGATTTGAACGTGGTTGCATCTTTTGATAGAAGAGGGGAATATATCTATACAGGAAATGCAAAAGGCAAG ATTTTGGTCCTAAAAACAGATTCTCAGGATCTTGTTGCTTCCTTCAGAGTAACAACTGGAACGAGCAATACCACAGCTATTAAGTCCATAGAATTTGCCCGGAAGGGGAG TTGCTTTTTAATTAACACAGCAGATCGAATAATCCGAGTTTATGATGGCAGAGAAATCTTAACTTGTGGAAGAGATGGAGAGCCTGAACCCATGCAGAAGTTACAGGACTTGGTAAATAG GACCCCGTGGAAGAAATGTTGTTTCTCTGGGGATGGGGAATATATCGTGGCTGGTTCAGCTCGGCAGCATGCCTTGTACATCTGGGAGAAGAGCATTGGCAACCTGGTGAAGATTCTCCATGGGACAAGAGGAGAACTCCTCTTGGATGTAGCT TGGCATCCTGTTCGACCCATCATAGCATCCATTTCAAGTGGAGTGGTATCTATCTGGGCACAAAATCAAGTA GAAAATTGGAGTGCGTTTGCACCAGATTTCAAGGAGCTGGATGAAAATGTGGAATATGAGGAAAGGGAATCAGAGTTTGATATTGAAGATGAAGATAAGAGTGAGCCTGAGCAGACAG GGGCTGATGCTGCAGAGGATGAGGAAGTGGATGTCACCAGTGTGGACCCTATTGCTGCCTTCTGTAGCAG TGATGAAGAGCTGGAAGATTCAAAGGCTCTATTATATTTACCCATTGCCCCTGAGGTAGAAGATCCAGAAGAAAATCCTTATGGCCCCCCACCGGATGCGGTCCAAACCTCCCTGATGGATGAAGGGGCTAGTTCAGAGAAGAAGAGGCAGTCTTCAGCAGATGGGTCCCAGCCACCGAAGAAGAAGCCCAAAACAACCAATATAGAACTTCAAGGAGTACCTAATGATG AAGTCCATCCACTACTGGGTGTGAAGGGGGATGGCAAATCCAAGAAGAAGCAAGCAGGCCGGCCTAAAGGATcaaaaggtaaagagaaagatTCTCCATTTAAACCGAAACTCTACAAAGGGGACAGAGGTTTACCTCTGGAAGGATCAGCGAAGGGTAAAGTGCAGGCGGAGCTCAGCCAGCCGTTGGCAG CAGGGGGAGCAATCTCAGAACTTTTATGA
- the TMEM81 gene encoding transmembrane protein 81, with translation MRNSATGFLLGSLALAFCLPLVVASLETLAIPKRLQQAVGRVIVHTTTCTVTCGLGYKEETVCEVGPDGVRRKCTFQRLECLTNWICGMLHFTVVLGRRFQLSCLSSDILAVGKEAFRFTWRFARGIISTDDEIFKPFQVDSHFVRFESVQEYDAGTYRCDVQMLKNFRFVKRLYFGLRVLPSNLVNLNFHQSLTENQKLVDKGLEVNLDNGSKPYHPWKKTVAVAVGIGMASGMVGAVLVIIALGSGLRKINSGAGLESLKALLLKGWLPRTLDRLFRKPS, from the coding sequence ATGAGGAATTCGGCCACTGGCTTCCTCCTTGGGAGCCTGGCCTTGGCcttctgtctgcctttggtgGTGGCGTCCCTGGAAACACTAGCCATCCCAAAGAGACTGCAGCAAGCCGTGGGGAGGGTTATTGTCCATACCACAACCTGCACGGTCACCTGTGGCCTTGGCTATAAGGAAGAGACCGTCTGCGAGGTGGGCCCTGACGGTGTGAGGAGGAAGTGTACGTTTCAGCGCTTGGAATGTCTCACCAACTGGATCTGTGGGATGCTCCATTTCACCGTTGTCCTAGGGAGGAGATTCCAGCTGAGCTGTCTGAGCTCAGACATCCTGGCGGTGGGAAAGGAGGCTTTCCGGTTCACCTGGAGATTTGCCCGTGGTATCATCTCAACTGATGATGAAATCTTCAAACCCTTCCAAGTTGATTCCCACTTCGTGAGGTTTGAGTCTGTTCAGGAGTATGACGCTGGGACATACCGGTGTGACGTACAAATGTTAAAAAACTTCAGATTTGTCAAGAGGCTCTATTTTGGGCTGCGGGTCCTTCCCTCTAACTTGGTGAACCTGAATTTTCATCAGTCCCTCACCGAGAACCAGAAGTTAGTAGATAAGGGTCTGGAAGTGAATCTGGACAACGGTTCTAAGCCTTACCACCCGTGGAAGAAGACGGTGGCTGTAGCTGTGGGAATAGGGATGGCCAGTGGAATGGTCGGTGCTGTGCTGGTGATCATCGCCCTGGGCAGTGGGCTGAGGAAGATCAACAGTGGTGCCGGCCTTGAGTCCTTAAAAGCCCTCCTCCTGAAAGGCTGGCTGCCCCGGACCCTGGACCGGCTGTTCAGGAAGCCGAGCTAA